In Ammospiza caudacuta isolate bAmmCau1 chromosome 2, bAmmCau1.pri, whole genome shotgun sequence, a genomic segment contains:
- the ELMOD1 gene encoding ELMO domain-containing protein 1 — MKHFLRMFVQVCLYFYCKCLWRCLKLVVRKLTGQCELQRICYNTKPGAARTMKIEASLKGSKSKRLQTSVNVHPDAIEKTIDDIMELKRINPDVNPQLGVSLQACLLQIVGYRNLIAEVEKLRREPYDSENPQHEEMLLKLWKCLKPNSPLKARISKQWCEIGFQGDDPKTDFRGMGLLGLYNLVYFAEWDTEIAQQVLTDSLHPKYSQLSKAEWEKKKFDKAIGYSFAIVGINITDLAYNLLVSGALKTHFYNVAPEAPTLTHFQQTFCYLMHEFHKFWIDEDPLDIMEFNRVREKFYKRILRQLQNPEMALCPHFAASESLINM, encoded by the exons GATGTTTGTCCAGGTATGCCTGTACTTCTACTGCAAATGCTTGTGGCGCTGCCTGAAGTTGGTGGTCAGGAAACTAACAGGTCAATGTGAATTGCAAAGGATCTGTTACAACACCAAACCTGGAGCTGCCAGAACCATGAAAATAG AGGCATCCCTGAAAGGTTCAAAAAGTAAG CGGCTCCAAACATCAGTAAATGTTCACCCTGATGCTATTGAAAAGACGATAGATGACATCATGGAGCTGAAAAGGATTAATCCCGATGTAAATCCACA GTTGGGAGTGTCTCTCCAGGCATGCCTGCTGCAGATTGTGGGCTACAGAAACCTCATTGCAGAGGTGGAGAAGCTGCGCCGAGAGCCGTACGATTCGGAGAATCCACAGCACgaggaaatgctgctgaag TTGTGGAAATGCTTGAAGCCGAATTCACCGCTGAAAGCTCGCATTTCGAAGCAGTGGTGTGAAATTGGTTTCCAAGGTGACGATCCTAAAACAGACTTTAGAGGAATGGGTCTCCTGGGCTTATATAACTTGGT GTATTTTGCTGAATGGGACACTGAGATAGCTCAGCAAGTTCTCACTGATTCTCTTCACCCTAAATACAG ccaACTTAGCAAAGCTGAAtgggagaagaaaaagtttGATAAGGCAATTGG CTACTCCTTTGCCATTGTGGGCATTAACATAACAGACCTTGCATACAACCTGCTTGTGAGTGGGGCTCTGAAGACCCATTTCTACAACGTTGCTCCAGAAGCACCCACGCTCACCCACTTCCAGCAGACGTTCT GCTATTTAATGCATGAATTCCACAAATTCTGGATTGATGAGGATCCACTGGACATAATGGAATTTAATCGCGTCAGAGAGAAATTTTACAAGCGAATCTTGAGACAGCTACAGAACCCAGAGATGGCTCTGTGTCCTCACTTTGCTGCATCAGAAAGTTTAATCAATATGTAA